A single window of Salvia splendens isolate huo1 chromosome 8, SspV2, whole genome shotgun sequence DNA harbors:
- the LOC121744124 gene encoding F-box protein SNE-like — MDERQDYSKKKKKFKRRLCINDNMDILIEILKRLDEKSMGVAACVCRLWCALTRNDALWEHLCFRQLSPPPEGVRTVVAALGGYRRLYTLCVKPVLKSAGDMWTTHELDLSLSLFCVHYYERLFLATPPSSLIFLCKPG; from the coding sequence ATGGATGAGAGACAAGATTAtagtaagaagaagaagaagtttaaAAGGAGGTTGTGCATCAACGACAACATGGACATCTTAATTGAGATCTTAAAACGACTGGACGAGAAATCAATGGGCGTGGCCGCGTGCGTGTGCCGCCTCTGGTGCGCCCTAACCCGAAACGACGCCCTGTGGGAGCACCTATGCTTCCGCCAGCTGTCTCCGCCTCCGGAGGGTGTCAGGACGGTCGTCGCCGCGCTCGGGGGATACCGCCGCCTCTACACACTCTGCGTCAAGCCTGTGCTCAAATCGGCCGGGGACATGTGGACCACCCATGAGCTCGACCTCTCTCTCTCGCTTTTCTGCGTTCATTATTATGAGAGGCTCTTTCTCGCCACCCCGCCCTCCTCCCTCATCTTTCTATGCAAACCTGGATGA